A DNA window from Paralichthys olivaceus isolate ysfri-2021 chromosome 11, ASM2471397v2, whole genome shotgun sequence contains the following coding sequences:
- the cryba1a gene encoding crystallin, beta A1a → MALNNPNPLGPWKITVYDQENFQGKRLEFTSACQNIMECGVDNIRSLKVECGAWAGYEHSSFCGQQFVLERGEYPHWESWSGSNAYHIERMMSFRPICSAHHKESKMVLFEKENFMGRQWEVNDDYPSLQAMGWGNNEIGSMQVQSGAWVCYQFPGYRGYQYIMECDRHGGEYKHYREWGSHAQSFQVQSLRRIQQ, encoded by the exons ATGGCTCTGAATAATCCCAACCCACTGGGACCATGGAAG ATCACAGTTTATGACCAGGAGAACTTCCAGGGCAAGCGTCTGGAGTTTACTTCAGCGTGCCAGAACATCATGGAGTGTGGCGTGGACAACATCCGCTCGCTGAAAGTGGAATGTGGAGC CTGGGCAGGATATGAGCACTCCAGTTTCTGTGGACAGCAGTTTGTGTTGGAGAGAGGAGAATATCCTCACTGGGAGTCTTGGAGCGGCAGCAACGCCTACCACATCGAGAGGATGATGTCCTTCCGCCccatctgctctgct CACCACAAGGAGTCCAAGATGGTGCTGTTTGAGAAGGAGAACTTCATGGGACGCCAGTGGGAGGTAAATGATGACTACCCATCTCTGCAGGCCATGGGCTGGGGCAACAACGAGATTGGATCCATGCAAGTTCAGAGTGGCGC ctgggtGTGCTACCAGTTTCCAGGTTACCGTGGTTACCAGTACATCATGGAGTGCGATCGTCATGGTGGCGAGTACAAACATTACAGAGAGTGGGGCTCCCATGCTCAGTCCTTCCAGGTGCAGTCGCTGCGTCGAATCCAGCAATGa
- the crybb1l3 gene encoding crystallin, beta B1, like 3 has translation MSHSGAQGSIGSHSTIGLRNSKIYLYEHENFQGRKMDLFAECRNLSEKGFEKIGSIRVENGPWVGYEQQNLTGEMFILEKGEYPRWDTWSNSYRCDRFMSVRPVRMDPQDHKICLYESTNFEGRKMEVCDEDIPSLWSYGFQDRVASIQVTGGTWVGYQYPGYRGYQYVFEMGPYKHWNEWGAHHPQIQSIRRVRDMQTHRRGCFEMSA, from the exons ATGTCTCACTCAGGTGCTCAAGGCAGCATTGGTAGCCACTCTACCATTGGGCTGCGCAATTCAAAG atataCCTCTACGAACATGAGAACTTCCAGGGTCGTAAGATGGACCTGTTTGCAGAGTGCCGTAACCTGTCTGAGAAGGGTTTTGAAAAGATTGGCTCCATCAGGGTAGAGAATGGACC CTGGGTGGGTTATGAGCAGCAGAACTTGACCGGGGAGATGTTCATTCTGGAGAAGGGAGAGTACCCTCGCTGGGACACCTGGTCCAACAGCTACAGGTGTGACCGCTTTATGTCAGTCAGGCCCGTCCGCATG gaCCCCCAGGACCATAAGATTTGCTTGTATGAAAGCACAAACTTCGAGGGTCGTAAGATGGAGGTGTGCGACGAGGATATTCCCAGCCTGTGGTCGTATGGCTTCCAGGACCGTGTTGCCAGCATTCAGGTCACTGGTGGAAC CTGGGTGGGCTACCAGTACCCTGGCTACCGTGGCTACCAGTACGTGTTCGAAATGGGCCCATACAAGCACTGGAACGAGTGGGGGGCCCACCACCCACAGATCCAGTCCATCCGCAGGGTGAGGGACATGCAGACGCATCGCAGGGGCTGCTTTGAGATGTCCGCATAA